In a genomic window of Tachysurus vachellii isolate PV-2020 chromosome 13, HZAU_Pvac_v1, whole genome shotgun sequence:
- the glrbb gene encoding glycine receptor, beta b isoform X2, translated as MCCRMKLLKLLLLLCIFALWIDGGFAKEKSAKKGKKKGKQVYCPSQLSSEDLARVPANSTSNILNRLLISYDPRIRPNFKGVPVEDRVNIFINSFGSIQETTMDYRVNIFLRQRWNDPRLRLPQDFKSESLTVDPKMFKCLWKPDLFFANEKSANFHDVTQENILLFIFRNGDVLISMRLSVTLSCPLDLTLFPMDTQRCKMQLESFGYTTDDLQFMWQSGDPVQMDEIALPQFDIRQEDIEYGNCTKYYTGTGYYTCVEVIFTLRRQVGFYMMGVYAPTLLIVVLSWLSFWINPDASAARVPLGILSVLSLSSECTSLASELPKVSYVKAIDIWLIACLLFGFASLVEYAVVQVMLNSPKQLEAEKAKIASREKAESRVAAKMNNLNGAGGTPLHISTLQVTETRCKKVCTSKSDLRSSDFSIVGSLPRDFELSNFDCYGKPIDVGKAAGKTQAKNNKKPPPAKPVIPSAAKRIDLYSRAIFPFTFLFFNIIYWSVYL; from the exons ATGTGCTGCAGGATGAAGCTCCTGAAGTTGCTTCTGCTGCTCTGCATCTTTGCTCTGTGGATAGACGGAGGATTCGCCAAAGAAAAGTCAGCTAAGAAAGGCAAGAAGAAAGGCAAACAGGTCTACTGTCCATC GCAGCTCTCCTCAGAAGACCTTGCTCGAGTTCCTGCTAACTCCACAAGTAACATCCTGAACCGGTTGCTCATCAGCTACGACCCCAGAATACGCCCTAATTTCAAGG gagTACCTGTGGAGGATCGTGTCAACATCTTCATCAACAGCTTTGGCTCCATCCAGGAAACCACCATGGATTATCGTGTGAACATTTTCCTGCGTCAGCGCTGGAACGATCCGCGTCTCCGTCTTCCTCAAGATTTTAAATCCGAGTCTCTGACCGTTGACCCAAAGATGTTTAAGTGTTTGTGGAAACCAGATCTGTTTTTTGCCAATGAGAAGAGCGCCAACTTCCACGACGTCACCCAGGAGAACATCCTGCTCTTCATCTTCCGAAATGGAGACGTCCTCATCAGCATGAG gttaTCAGTTACTCTATCGTGTCCTCTGGACCTGACACTTTTCCCCATGGACACTCAGAGATGCAAGATGCAGCTGGAGAGCT tcggCTACACCACAGATGACCTGCAGTTCATGTGGCAGTCTGGAGATCCAGTGCAGATGGATGAAATCGCTCTTCCTCAGTTTGATATCAGACAGGAGGACATTGAGTACGGGAACTGCACCAAATATTACACAGGAACCG GTTACTACACGTGTGTGGAGGTGATCTTCACCCTCAGGAGGCAGGTGGGCTTCTACATGATGGGTGTATACGCTCCTACGCTGCTCATCGTCGTGCTCTCCTGGCTCTCCTTCTGGATAAATCCGGACGCCAGCGCCGCACGGGTGCCTCTGG GGATCCTGTCGGTTCTCTCGCTGTCCTCAGAGTGCACTTCTTTGGCCTCAGAGCTGCCCAAAGTGTCGTATGTGAAGGCCATCGACATCTGGTTGATTGCGTGTTTGCTGTTCGGCTTTGCGTCTCTGGTGGAGTACGCTGTGGTGCAGGTGATGCTCAACAGCCCCAAGCAGCTGGAGGCCGAGAAGGCGAAGATCGCCAGCCGAGAGAAAGCTGAGAGTCGAGTGGCGGCTAAAATGAACAATCTGAACGGAGCTGGAGGAACACCATTACACATCAGCACTCTACAG gTGACTGAGACTCGCTGTAAGAAAGTTTGCACGTCGAAGTCAGATCTGCGCTCGAGTGACTTCAGTATCGTCGGTTCTCTGCCACGGGACTTCGAGCTTTCGAACTTTGACTGCTACGGGAAGCCGATCGATGTCGGAAAAGCGGCGGGAAAAACGCAggccaaaaacaacaaaaagcctCCGCCGGCTAAACCTGTCATCCCATCAGCTGCCAAACGCATCGACCTTTACTCACGCGCCATCTTCCCCTTCACCTTCCTCTTCTTCAACATCATCTACTGGTCTGTCTACCTGTGa
- the glrbb gene encoding glycine receptor, beta b isoform X1, translating to MADREMCCRMKLLKLLLLLCIFALWIDGGFAKEKSAKKGKKKGKQVYCPSQLSSEDLARVPANSTSNILNRLLISYDPRIRPNFKGVPVEDRVNIFINSFGSIQETTMDYRVNIFLRQRWNDPRLRLPQDFKSESLTVDPKMFKCLWKPDLFFANEKSANFHDVTQENILLFIFRNGDVLISMRLSVTLSCPLDLTLFPMDTQRCKMQLESFGYTTDDLQFMWQSGDPVQMDEIALPQFDIRQEDIEYGNCTKYYTGTGYYTCVEVIFTLRRQVGFYMMGVYAPTLLIVVLSWLSFWINPDASAARVPLGILSVLSLSSECTSLASELPKVSYVKAIDIWLIACLLFGFASLVEYAVVQVMLNSPKQLEAEKAKIASREKAESRVAAKMNNLNGAGGTPLHISTLQVTETRCKKVCTSKSDLRSSDFSIVGSLPRDFELSNFDCYGKPIDVGKAAGKTQAKNNKKPPPAKPVIPSAAKRIDLYSRAIFPFTFLFFNIIYWSVYL from the exons GCTGATAGAGAAATGTGCTGCAGGATGAAGCTCCTGAAGTTGCTTCTGCTGCTCTGCATCTTTGCTCTGTGGATAGACGGAGGATTCGCCAAAGAAAAGTCAGCTAAGAAAGGCAAGAAGAAAGGCAAACAGGTCTACTGTCCATC GCAGCTCTCCTCAGAAGACCTTGCTCGAGTTCCTGCTAACTCCACAAGTAACATCCTGAACCGGTTGCTCATCAGCTACGACCCCAGAATACGCCCTAATTTCAAGG gagTACCTGTGGAGGATCGTGTCAACATCTTCATCAACAGCTTTGGCTCCATCCAGGAAACCACCATGGATTATCGTGTGAACATTTTCCTGCGTCAGCGCTGGAACGATCCGCGTCTCCGTCTTCCTCAAGATTTTAAATCCGAGTCTCTGACCGTTGACCCAAAGATGTTTAAGTGTTTGTGGAAACCAGATCTGTTTTTTGCCAATGAGAAGAGCGCCAACTTCCACGACGTCACCCAGGAGAACATCCTGCTCTTCATCTTCCGAAATGGAGACGTCCTCATCAGCATGAG gttaTCAGTTACTCTATCGTGTCCTCTGGACCTGACACTTTTCCCCATGGACACTCAGAGATGCAAGATGCAGCTGGAGAGCT tcggCTACACCACAGATGACCTGCAGTTCATGTGGCAGTCTGGAGATCCAGTGCAGATGGATGAAATCGCTCTTCCTCAGTTTGATATCAGACAGGAGGACATTGAGTACGGGAACTGCACCAAATATTACACAGGAACCG GTTACTACACGTGTGTGGAGGTGATCTTCACCCTCAGGAGGCAGGTGGGCTTCTACATGATGGGTGTATACGCTCCTACGCTGCTCATCGTCGTGCTCTCCTGGCTCTCCTTCTGGATAAATCCGGACGCCAGCGCCGCACGGGTGCCTCTGG GGATCCTGTCGGTTCTCTCGCTGTCCTCAGAGTGCACTTCTTTGGCCTCAGAGCTGCCCAAAGTGTCGTATGTGAAGGCCATCGACATCTGGTTGATTGCGTGTTTGCTGTTCGGCTTTGCGTCTCTGGTGGAGTACGCTGTGGTGCAGGTGATGCTCAACAGCCCCAAGCAGCTGGAGGCCGAGAAGGCGAAGATCGCCAGCCGAGAGAAAGCTGAGAGTCGAGTGGCGGCTAAAATGAACAATCTGAACGGAGCTGGAGGAACACCATTACACATCAGCACTCTACAG gTGACTGAGACTCGCTGTAAGAAAGTTTGCACGTCGAAGTCAGATCTGCGCTCGAGTGACTTCAGTATCGTCGGTTCTCTGCCACGGGACTTCGAGCTTTCGAACTTTGACTGCTACGGGAAGCCGATCGATGTCGGAAAAGCGGCGGGAAAAACGCAggccaaaaacaacaaaaagcctCCGCCGGCTAAACCTGTCATCCCATCAGCTGCCAAACGCATCGACCTTTACTCACGCGCCATCTTCCCCTTCACCTTCCTCTTCTTCAACATCATCTACTGGTCTGTCTACCTGTGa